The DNA sequence GGATCGTTCCCGTCGTCCTCACGGGTCTCGTGGGGTATCCCGCCTATGCCGCGCTCGGCATCTGGAGCGCGGCATGCGTGCTGCTCACGGCGCTCGACGTCATGCTGGCTCCCAGCCCGCGTGCGGTCACCGCGACCCGCCGAGTGCCGAACCGCACGCGCATCGGCGAACTCGTGCCGGTCAGCGTGGCGCTGCAGAACACGGGCTCTCGCACCCTGCACGCGCTGATCCGCGACGCCTGGCAGCCCACGGCCGGCGCGGACGGCACCAGGCAGCGCCTCGAGGTCCCGCCCGGCGAGCGACGCCGCGTCGAGATCCCGCTCCTCCCCCGCCGAAGAGGCGAGCTCGTGAGCGAGTTCGTCATGGTGCGCTCGCGCGGACCGCTCGGCCTCGCGGGTCGCCAGGCTCGCCACCGCGTACGCGGGGCGATCCGCGTGCTGCCGGCGTTCTCCTCCCGCAAGCATCTGCCGTCGCGGCTGGCGCGTCTGCGCGAGCTCGACGGCAACACCAGCATCCAGGTCCGCGGTCAGGGCACCGAGTTCGACTCCCTCCGCGAGTACGTCCGCGGCGATGACGTGCGTTCGATCGACTGGCGCGCCACCGCGCGCGCGGGCACCACCATGCTGCGCACCTGGCGTCCCGAGCGCGACCGCCACGTGGTCATCATCATCGACACCGGACGGACCGCTGCGGCGCGCGTCGGAGACGGCACACGCGTCGACGCCTCGCTGGAGGCCGCGCTGCTGCTCGCCGCCCTCGCGGCGCGAGCAGGCGACCACGTGCACCTGCTCATGTACGACCGTGTGGTGCGGGCCAGGGTCACCGGCGTGGAGGGCGCAGCCCTGCTCCCCGCTCTGACCGATGCGATGGCCCCGGTCCACGCTCGACTCGTCGACACCGACTGGCCGAGCGCGTTCGCCGCGGTGCGCACGCTCACGACGCGCCCCTCGCTCATCGTCGTGCTCACGGCGCAGGATGCCGCGGAATCCGCCAGAGGCTTCCTCGGCGCCTTCCCCGACGCGACCCGCGCCACCTCGATCCTCGTCGGCTCGGTGACGGACGACGGGATCGCCGACCTCGCCAGACAGCGTGGGAGCCGCGAGGAGGTCTACGTCGCGGCCGCCGCCGAGAAGACGATGCGCGAGGCCGAGAACGTCGCGGACGCGATCCGCAGGGCGGGTGGGGAGGCGATCGCCGCCGACCCGGAGTCCTTGCCGCCGCGTATCGCCGATCGCTACCTCGAACTCAAGGCCGCGGGTCGGCTCTGACGCGAGACCGAGCGAGGGCGCGAGCCGACGTCAGCCGGCGACGAGCCGCGGGGTGCCCGCCTCGTACTCGACGAGGTCGCCGGTCTCGCCGCGCAGGTACGCGCGACGGCCGATCACGAGCATGTAGATCAGGAACACCGCGAGCGCTGCGACCCCGATGCCGATTTTCACCGGCCACGGCAGCGCCCAGCCCGTGACGAACCCCTCGACGAGACCCGCGAGGAACAGGGCGAACACGAGTCCGATCGCGACGGTGGCGAGCGATCGGCCCTCCGCGGCGAGCGACTCGCCGCGCGACCGGTTGCCCGGCGCGACCCATGACCAGAACAGGTGCAGACCGCCGGCTGCGGCGACGAAGATGCAGGTCATCTCGAGCAGACCGTGCGGAAGGATGTACAGCGCCATCACATCGGCGCGGCCGTGCGCGGCCATGACCGCGCCGGAGATGCCGAGCCCGATGGCGTTCTGCACCAGGGCGTTCACTGGCCAGATTCCGGTGACCCCGAACAGCACGCACTGCAGCGCGATCCACGCGTTGTTCGTCCACACCATCCCCATGAAGACCGCGGCGGGGTTCTCGGTGTAGTAGCCGGTGAAGCTCTCGTCGGCGTACTGGGCGAGCAGGTCGGGCGGGCCGAGCGTCGCGATCAGTGCGGGATCGGAGGAGATCCAGACGGCGGCCCCGACCACGACGGCGATGAACGCCACGGCGATCACGAGCGTGGTCCACCGCAGGCGGTAGAGGGCGGCGGGCAGCTGCAGCGAGAAGAAGCGAGCGATCTGGGTGAGGATGCTGTCGGAGGCACCCGTCAGGCGCAGCCGGGCCCGCACGAGGATGGTCGAGAGGTACGACCCCTGCGGCGACTCCCCCACCGACGTCTTCAACTCGGCGAGATCGGCGGATGCCGCTCGGTAGCGCACGATGAGCTCGTCGACGCCGGCTCCGTCCAGGCGCTCGCGGCTCAGCCGGTCGAGCCGCTCCCACTCGGCGCGGCGTGCATCGGTCAGCGCATCGGCATCCACCTGATTTACTGTACTCATGTCCGCGCCGCTCGATACGTCCGACGAGGTGCTCTCCGGGGAGGCCGTCGCGATCGACGTGCAGCCGATCGGCTTCGTGCTGCGTGCCGCCGGCGCCATCATCGACATGCTCGTCAGCCTCGGCGTCTTCCTGCTGTGGATCTTCCTGCGCATCTGGCTGGTCAACGCCGGGATCCTCGACGAGGCCACGGACCGTATCGCGACCGTGAGCGCACTCGTCGTGAGCTTCGTCGTCCTGCCGATCACGATGGAGATGGCGCTCAAGGGACGCAGTCTGGGAAAGCTCGCGGTCGGCGGGCGCATCGTGCGCATCGACGGCGGCGCCCCGGGCTTCCGGCACGCGTTCATCCGCGCCCTGCTGGGCGTCCTCGAGATCTACATGACCCTCGGCAGCGTCGCTGTGCTCGCCGGTGCGTTCAGCGCGCGATCGCAGCGCCTGGGCGACATGGTCGCCGGGACATACAGCCAGCGCGTGCGCACGCCCAAGCTGGTCCCGTCCGTTCCCGTGCTGCCGCCGTCTCTCGCGGGGTGGGCGCAGATCGCCGACGTCGCTCGACTGCCGGACCGCCTCGCCCGCCGCATCTCGCA is a window from the Microbacterium sp. LWO14-1.2 genome containing:
- a CDS encoding stage II sporulation protein M; this translates as MDADALTDARRAEWERLDRLSRERLDGAGVDELIVRYRAASADLAELKTSVGESPQGSYLSTILVRARLRLTGASDSILTQIARFFSLQLPAALYRLRWTTLVIAVAFIAVVVGAAVWISSDPALIATLGPPDLLAQYADESFTGYYTENPAAVFMGMVWTNNAWIALQCVLFGVTGIWPVNALVQNAIGLGISGAVMAAHGRADVMALYILPHGLLEMTCIFVAAAGGLHLFWSWVAPGNRSRGESLAAEGRSLATVAIGLVFALFLAGLVEGFVTGWALPWPVKIGIGVAALAVFLIYMLVIGRRAYLRGETGDLVEYEAGTPRLVAG
- a CDS encoding RDD family protein, whose product is MSAPLDTSDEVLSGEAVAIDVQPIGFVLRAAGAIIDMLVSLGVFLLWIFLRIWLVNAGILDEATDRIATVSALVVSFVVLPITMEMALKGRSLGKLAVGGRIVRIDGGAPGFRHAFIRALLGVLEIYMTLGSVAVLAGAFSARSQRLGDMVAGTYSQRVRTPKLVPSVPVLPPSLAGWAQIADVARLPDRLARRISQFLQSAPRMVPAARLRVAHDLLAEASPFISPLPPVSPEEVLIGVTVLRRERERRALENADRRAERLTGRRVGV
- a CDS encoding DUF58 domain-containing protein gives rise to the protein MFVTGRLALAVGVGIVPVVLTGLVGYPAYAALGIWSAACVLLTALDVMLAPSPRAVTATRRVPNRTRIGELVPVSVALQNTGSRTLHALIRDAWQPTAGADGTRQRLEVPPGERRRVEIPLLPRRRGELVSEFVMVRSRGPLGLAGRQARHRVRGAIRVLPAFSSRKHLPSRLARLRELDGNTSIQVRGQGTEFDSLREYVRGDDVRSIDWRATARAGTTMLRTWRPERDRHVVIIIDTGRTAAARVGDGTRVDASLEAALLLAALAARAGDHVHLLMYDRVVRARVTGVEGAALLPALTDAMAPVHARLVDTDWPSAFAAVRTLTTRPSLIVVLTAQDAAESARGFLGAFPDATRATSILVGSVTDDGIADLARQRGSREEVYVAAAAEKTMREAENVADAIRRAGGEAIAADPESLPPRIADRYLELKAAGRL